A window from uncultured Desulfobacter sp. encodes these proteins:
- the rbfA gene encoding 30S ribosome-binding factor RbfA, with product MKPYTRAERVSIKIQQTITELLSKKMQDPRMEMATISGVRMSPDLTLAYVYVTVFGGKKRVREALEGFQRSKGFIKKNIAPKLDLRIMPDLRFIHDDSFDEAARLDALIDAAPKGEDRDEDAEGTDGALGDPVE from the coding sequence ATGAAGCCCTATACACGTGCCGAGCGGGTCTCCATTAAGATCCAGCAGACCATAACCGAACTTTTGTCCAAAAAGATGCAGGACCCCAGGATGGAGATGGCAACGATTTCCGGCGTAAGAATGTCTCCGGATCTGACCCTGGCCTATGTCTATGTCACTGTGTTTGGGGGTAAAAAAAGAGTTCGTGAAGCCCTGGAAGGGTTCCAGAGATCAAAGGGGTTTATCAAGAAAAACATTGCCCCGAAACTGGATCTGAGGATCATGCCGGACCTGCGTTTTATCCACGATGATTCCTTTGATGAGGCAGCCCGTCTCGATGCCCTGATTGATGCAGCACCCAAGGGTGAAGATCGGGACGAGGACGCCGAAGGTACGGACGGAGCTTTGGGCGATCCTGTTGAATGA
- the nusA gene encoding transcription termination factor NusA — protein sequence MFITDIKRVIDQVSREKGIDAEILINTLKEAIVSAARKKIGPRADIEVHYDEKSGDVEVFHFKEVVEEVEYSDSELTLEEGLEFDPECEIGDSLGIRMDTEEFGRIAAQSAKQVIIQKMREAERNAVYENFIHKKGKIINGIVQRFDRGAIIINLGQAEAVLRPREQMPKESYKRGDRIRAYVLDVLEESKGAQIILSRTHPEFLVELFKTEVPEVAEGIVSIRGAARVPGVRAKIAVSSIDSDVDPVGACVGVKGNRVQNIVQELRGEKIDIVQWSPDVARFVCNALSPAEIARVIIDEDNRSMEVIVNDEYLSIAIGKGGQNVSLACEITGWHLEVTSEEEYSREVKEGYDSLMKLSTVGLSAAELLFKAGYASFLDIMDAMPEDIAAFLDISVEDAQAMVDEAGHLMEQERKRAREEMRQPAPSQDTDTDMQDYAGEGETFADAEEGPVEETDE from the coding sequence ATGTTTATTACAGACATAAAAAGGGTGATCGATCAGGTAAGCCGTGAAAAAGGTATTGATGCTGAAATTCTTATTAATACCCTGAAAGAGGCCATTGTTTCTGCCGCCAGAAAAAAAATCGGCCCACGGGCGGATATCGAAGTCCATTATGATGAGAAAAGCGGAGATGTTGAAGTTTTCCATTTTAAAGAGGTGGTTGAAGAGGTTGAGTATTCGGACAGCGAATTAACCCTGGAAGAAGGGTTGGAATTCGATCCCGAATGTGAAATCGGTGACTCTTTGGGGATTCGGATGGATACCGAGGAGTTTGGCCGTATCGCGGCCCAGTCCGCCAAGCAGGTGATCATTCAGAAAATGCGGGAAGCAGAGCGTAATGCCGTATATGAAAATTTCATCCACAAAAAAGGCAAAATAATTAACGGTATTGTCCAACGGTTTGACCGGGGGGCCATCATTATCAACCTGGGCCAGGCAGAGGCGGTACTGCGGCCAAGGGAGCAGATGCCCAAAGAAAGCTATAAGCGTGGGGACCGCATCCGTGCGTATGTCCTTGATGTGCTCGAAGAGTCCAAAGGCGCCCAGATTATTTTATCCAGGACCCATCCGGAATTTTTGGTTGAGTTGTTTAAAACCGAGGTGCCTGAGGTGGCAGAGGGTATTGTTTCCATCCGTGGGGCTGCCCGTGTGCCCGGTGTCAGAGCAAAAATAGCTGTCTCCTCCATTGATTCCGATGTGGACCCTGTGGGGGCCTGTGTGGGTGTTAAGGGCAATCGGGTTCAAAATATTGTTCAGGAGCTGCGGGGCGAGAAGATAGACATTGTTCAGTGGAGTCCCGACGTTGCAAGATTTGTCTGCAATGCCCTGTCCCCGGCGGAAATCGCAAGGGTTATCATTGATGAAGACAACCGGTCTATGGAGGTGATTGTCAATGATGAATATCTCTCCATTGCCATTGGCAAGGGCGGTCAGAATGTCTCCCTTGCCTGTGAAATCACCGGCTGGCATCTTGAGGTCACCAGTGAGGAAGAGTACAGCCGTGAGGTCAAAGAGGGGTATGACAGTTTAATGAAGCTGTCCACAGTGGGGCTGTCCGCCGCAGAGTTGTTGTTCAAGGCCGGGTATGCTTCGTTTCTGGATATCATGGATGCCATGCCCGAGGATATTGCCGCCTTTTTAGATATCTCCGTGGAAGATGCCCAGGCAATGGTAGACGAAGCCGGGCATTTGATGGAACAAGAACGGAAAAGGGCCCGGGAGGAGATGCGGCAGCCTGCACCTTCCCAGGATACCGACACGGATATGCAAGACTATGCCGGTGAAGGGGAAACGTTTGCTGACGCTGAAGAAGGACCGGTTGAAGAAACAGATGAATGA
- the rplT gene encoding 50S ribosomal protein L20: MRVKRGFKARRRRNKVLKLAKGFRGGRGKLYRTAADAVDKALMYAFRDRRARKRDFRKLWIVRINAGARMNELSYSRFMNGLKLAGSELDRKVLADLAVSDPAGFSQLASQVSAQLN, encoded by the coding sequence ATGAGAGTTAAAAGAGGTTTTAAGGCAAGACGGCGCCGCAATAAGGTGCTTAAACTGGCAAAGGGTTTTAGAGGCGGAAGAGGCAAACTTTACAGAACAGCTGCAGACGCAGTGGATAAAGCATTGATGTATGCCTTTCGGGACCGTCGGGCAAGAAAAAGAGATTTTAGAAAATTGTGGATTGTCCGTATTAATGCCGGTGCACGTATGAACGAGTTGTCCTATTCCCGGTTCATGAATGGGCTGAAGCTTGCCGGCAGTGAATTGGATAGAAAGGTTCTGGCTGATTTGGCGGTGTCTGATCCTGCGGGATTTTCTCAGCTGGCTTCCCAGGTGTCTGCCCAATTAAACTAA
- the infB gene encoding translation initiation factor IF-2 — translation MAKVRVYELAKDLNMTNKQLLEKLKELEIDVKSHMSALGSSDVAAVKQNLLGKKKRSNEVKVRPSVIRRRRSKTASQADEIEKDEDMDDSLEAEEPTVMDSGDQEKAQYSKERADAKSEPSVSKDGDVAPEPKKEKPVKRPAKKVMSKNSEPAKIIRPAKVETPPKPEPVKAAVDVEKKIEKPPVENETVVNAQAKEAEETPVGKVAEIKSEDKTSTPEPTDPGKETPSPASVDDKKPAPPEQKQDTAQPDEDESMEEDNGQGKRKKKKKKTTPAKIVRVADPAVLENIKRMKAGENHSGSGNGHERPVRKPPAVDAAVPDDPREEFVVPSVAPNERKRGRNREDLQSDDDPGSRKKRRKKKSVVEGNDLYQGRGGSGRKKKGRKDPKGKKGTFQKTQITTPKAIKRRVKIDEAIELAELAKRMGIKANEMIVKLMGLGVMATVNQTIDYDTASLVAAEFDFEVEKASFEEETLLNVVDEEEDKGNLETCPPVVTIMGHVDHGKTSLLDVIRQSKITSGEAGGITQHIGAYNVQTPNGGRITFLDTPGHAAFTAMRSRGAQVTDIVILVVAADDGVMPQTIEAINHAKAAGVPVVVAVNKMDKDGADPDRIMRELSEHDLLSEEWGGNVIFVKVSAKTGKGIDELLEMVLLQAEVLELQANADRNATGYVVESRLDIGRGAVATVLVKQGTLKDGDPIVCGLHSGHIRAMIDDSGNRVESAGPSTPVEIVGLAGVPDAGDEFVAVASDKDAKQIAAHRMQKQRAKELAKKSRANLQKMFENLGSAEVKELKLIVKADVQGSIEALNDSLKDLAKEEVDVKIVHSGVGTINESDVSLAAVSDAIIIGFNVRPTPQIRKLAKDENVDMRFYDIIYDVINDIKAALDGMMPSTFQENIIGRAEVRDTFVVPKIGTIAGCAITEGKVVRGKKVRLLRDGIIKCDTDLSSLRRFKDDVKEVEQGYECGIGLEKYNDIKVGDAIECYEVEEIKYQG, via the coding sequence ATGGCCAAGGTCAGGGTATACGAGTTAGCTAAAGATCTGAACATGACAAACAAACAGCTTCTTGAAAAGCTTAAAGAGCTGGAAATAGATGTTAAAAGCCATATGAGTGCTCTGGGTAGCAGTGACGTCGCGGCTGTCAAGCAGAATTTGCTGGGTAAAAAGAAGCGCTCCAATGAGGTTAAAGTCCGGCCTTCGGTAATCCGCAGGCGAAGGTCAAAGACGGCATCCCAGGCAGATGAAATAGAGAAGGATGAGGATATGGATGATTCACTTGAAGCCGAAGAGCCGACTGTGATGGATTCTGGTGATCAAGAAAAGGCTCAGTATTCCAAAGAGCGTGCCGATGCCAAGTCCGAGCCCTCTGTTTCCAAGGACGGTGATGTTGCGCCGGAACCCAAAAAAGAGAAGCCGGTAAAACGGCCTGCAAAAAAAGTTATGTCCAAAAATAGCGAGCCTGCCAAAATTATTAGACCTGCAAAGGTTGAAACGCCGCCCAAGCCAGAGCCTGTAAAAGCAGCTGTGGATGTGGAAAAGAAGATTGAAAAGCCCCCCGTTGAAAATGAGACGGTTGTAAACGCCCAGGCGAAGGAGGCCGAAGAAACCCCTGTGGGAAAGGTTGCGGAAATCAAATCCGAAGATAAAACCAGTACACCTGAACCGACAGATCCCGGGAAGGAAACTCCCTCTCCGGCATCCGTGGACGATAAGAAGCCAGCCCCCCCAGAACAAAAACAGGATACGGCGCAGCCTGATGAAGATGAATCCATGGAAGAGGATAATGGGCAGGGTAAACGTAAAAAGAAAAAGAAAAAAACAACTCCTGCCAAGATCGTCAGAGTTGCGGATCCCGCAGTTTTGGAAAATATAAAACGGATGAAAGCCGGGGAGAATCATTCCGGATCGGGAAATGGTCATGAGCGGCCCGTTCGTAAACCGCCAGCAGTTGACGCAGCTGTACCGGATGACCCACGAGAAGAGTTTGTTGTGCCGTCAGTTGCGCCCAATGAGCGTAAGCGTGGACGGAACCGTGAGGACCTTCAATCCGATGATGATCCCGGGTCCAGGAAAAAACGGCGTAAGAAAAAATCTGTGGTGGAAGGCAATGACCTCTACCAGGGTAGGGGTGGCAGTGGTCGGAAGAAAAAGGGCAGAAAAGATCCCAAAGGCAAAAAGGGCACGTTTCAGAAAACCCAGATTACAACACCCAAGGCAATTAAACGCCGCGTAAAAATTGATGAGGCCATTGAGCTGGCAGAGCTTGCCAAACGTATGGGCATCAAAGCCAACGAGATGATTGTCAAGCTTATGGGCTTGGGTGTGATGGCCACGGTGAACCAGACCATTGATTATGACACCGCCTCCCTTGTGGCCGCTGAATTTGATTTTGAAGTTGAAAAGGCAAGTTTCGAAGAAGAGACCTTGCTTAATGTGGTGGACGAAGAGGAAGACAAAGGGAATTTGGAAACATGTCCGCCTGTGGTTACAATCATGGGGCATGTTGACCATGGTAAGACCTCATTGCTGGATGTGATTCGGCAATCCAAGATCACAAGCGGAGAAGCCGGCGGTATCACCCAGCACATCGGCGCTTACAATGTGCAAACACCCAACGGCGGACGCATCACCTTTCTTGATACACCGGGCCATGCGGCATTTACCGCCATGCGTTCCCGTGGTGCCCAGGTAACGGATATTGTTATTCTGGTGGTGGCGGCCGACGATGGCGTCATGCCCCAGACCATTGAGGCCATCAACCATGCCAAGGCTGCAGGCGTGCCTGTGGTGGTGGCTGTGAACAAGATGGATAAAGATGGTGCGGACCCGGATCGTATTATGCGTGAGTTGTCCGAACATGATCTATTGTCCGAAGAATGGGGCGGAAATGTTATTTTTGTCAAGGTCTCCGCAAAAACCGGGAAGGGTATTGATGAACTGCTTGAAATGGTACTGCTCCAGGCCGAAGTTCTGGAACTGCAGGCCAATGCGGATCGCAATGCCACGGGTTACGTCGTAGAATCCCGCCTGGACATCGGACGTGGTGCTGTTGCCACCGTACTGGTAAAACAGGGTACCTTAAAAGACGGTGACCCCATTGTATGTGGACTCCATTCCGGCCATATCCGGGCCATGATTGACGATTCCGGAAACCGGGTGGAATCGGCAGGCCCCTCCACACCTGTGGAGATTGTTGGCCTGGCCGGGGTTCCTGATGCCGGTGACGAGTTTGTGGCAGTGGCGTCTGACAAAGATGCCAAGCAGATTGCGGCCCATCGTATGCAGAAGCAGCGGGCCAAGGAACTGGCCAAGAAAAGCCGGGCCAATCTGCAGAAGATGTTTGAAAATCTTGGCAGCGCCGAAGTCAAAGAACTTAAGCTTATTGTTAAGGCTGACGTCCAGGGCTCCATTGAAGCGCTCAACGATTCCCTCAAAGACCTGGCCAAGGAAGAGGTGGATGTTAAAATCGTCCATTCCGGCGTGGGTACCATCAACGAGTCTGATGTATCCCTGGCTGCGGTGTCCGATGCCATCATCATCGGATTCAATGTCCGACCCACACCCCAGATTCGTAAACTGGCCAAAGATGAGAACGTGGACATGCGGTTCTACGACATCATTTATGATGTGATTAATGATATCAAAGCCGCCCTTGACGGCATGATGCCTTCCACCTTCCAGGAAAATATTATCGGCCGGGCCGAGGTTCGCGACACCTTTGTGGTACCCAAAATCGGAACCATTGCCGGGTGCGCCATCACCGAAGGTAAGGTGGTCCGCGGTAAAAAGGTACGTCTGCTGCGTGACGGCATTATCAAATGTGATACGGATCTGTCTTCTTTGCGCAGGTTCAAAGATGATGTCAAGGAAGTTGAACAGGGATATGAATGTGGTATCGGCCTTGAAAAGTATAATGATATCAAGGTGGGGGATGCCATTGAGTGTTATGAAGTTGAAGAAATCAAATACCAGGGATAG
- the pheT gene encoding phenylalanine--tRNA ligase subunit beta: MKVSLSWLREYIPIDLDPQEISDRLTMAGLEVDGVESLYDYLDNVIVGQVVEARQHPDADKLTCCVVDIGKGELSPIVCGAPNVREGMYVACALPGATLPGDFKIKKSKLRGEPSHGMLCSAAELMLANDAAGIMDLEGDLVAGTPLASALTLNDAVFEIDLTPNRPDCLSLIGVAREIGAFSDPKNKVVLPDVTFSESQMDSRSIHDFVSVEIQDPQLCPRYTAGMLFDVKVGPSPLWLKQRLEAVGLSSINNVVDITNFVMMETGQPLHAFDYDNIAKSNIVIRTAGKPGDSSLAFTTLDSKVHKLEPEMLMICDGEKPVGIAGVMGGENSEITDATTRVLVESAYFNPVSIRRTAKRTGISSDASHRFERGVDPEGTMFALKRAVSLMAQVCSATIAKELIDENPVKIQPVTINVRPEALNVRLGTSFSADEMAQILTSVDFGVEKTPDQGGEGVLRVHVPSFRVDVTRPEDLSEEVARLWGYNKIETSYPLVKAKGRPLSSRLVLRSKIRQVLPGFGFCEAINYNFIRKDACGRLGIENPDKRTRMVEILNPISDQMSVLRTSILPGLLESMARNTAQQVDTLQLFEVGKTFFDVAPGEQPEEVEVVGGLITGYRWDQTWYSKKESVDFFDLKGVVQGLLDALQISGVVYERTDAETCPYFEPGYGAKVVKNGQVLGTLGKISAGVGSAFGLKQDAYVFDLDMNSFESVVPAAIQAVGLPKFPSISRDMTFIVSKRVEVGSMMEAISTFAQKQGLIEDYFLFDVFEGQNIGEDNKSLSFRIVYRSASKTLTEKNIKKIHDQLSQKLINDFNAGLPG, from the coding sequence ATGAAAGTCAGTTTAAGCTGGTTGCGTGAATATATTCCCATTGATCTTGATCCCCAGGAAATATCCGACAGGCTGACCATGGCCGGCCTTGAAGTGGATGGAGTGGAAAGCCTTTATGATTACCTGGACAATGTGATTGTGGGCCAGGTTGTAGAGGCCAGGCAACATCCCGATGCCGACAAGCTTACCTGCTGTGTTGTGGATATTGGAAAAGGGGAGCTTTCTCCTATTGTTTGTGGTGCACCCAATGTCAGGGAAGGTATGTATGTCGCCTGTGCCTTGCCTGGCGCCACGCTGCCCGGCGACTTCAAAATAAAGAAAAGCAAGCTGCGGGGCGAGCCGTCCCATGGCATGCTGTGTTCTGCCGCGGAATTGATGCTGGCCAATGATGCGGCTGGTATTATGGATCTTGAAGGAGATCTTGTTGCCGGGACCCCCCTTGCATCTGCCTTGACGTTGAATGATGCCGTTTTTGAGATTGATTTGACCCCCAACCGCCCGGACTGTCTAAGTCTTATCGGGGTGGCGAGAGAAATCGGGGCGTTTAGCGACCCCAAGAATAAGGTGGTCCTTCCGGATGTGACGTTTTCGGAATCCCAAATGGATTCCCGGTCTATTCACGATTTTGTGTCCGTAGAAATCCAAGACCCTCAATTGTGTCCAAGATATACCGCGGGCATGCTTTTTGACGTTAAGGTCGGTCCTTCTCCGCTTTGGCTGAAACAACGCCTTGAGGCGGTTGGACTCTCTTCGATAAATAACGTCGTGGATATTACCAACTTCGTTATGATGGAAACCGGACAGCCTTTGCATGCCTTTGATTATGATAATATTGCCAAAAGCAATATTGTCATCAGAACAGCCGGCAAACCAGGCGATTCCTCCCTGGCGTTTACGACGCTTGATTCCAAAGTTCACAAACTTGAACCTGAAATGCTCATGATCTGCGATGGTGAAAAGCCTGTGGGCATTGCGGGTGTTATGGGGGGCGAAAATTCTGAGATTACGGATGCGACCACCCGAGTGCTTGTTGAGAGTGCATATTTTAATCCTGTGTCCATCCGGCGTACTGCAAAAAGGACGGGTATTTCTTCGGATGCTTCTCATCGGTTTGAGCGCGGTGTGGATCCCGAAGGTACCATGTTTGCTTTGAAAAGAGCTGTTTCATTGATGGCTCAGGTGTGTTCGGCGACCATTGCCAAAGAACTCATTGATGAAAATCCCGTCAAGATCCAGCCGGTTACCATTAATGTGAGGCCCGAAGCATTGAATGTGCGTTTGGGAACTTCATTTTCCGCAGATGAAATGGCTCAGATTTTGACCTCCGTGGATTTCGGGGTGGAGAAAACTCCGGACCAGGGAGGTGAAGGCGTTCTGCGGGTTCATGTCCCATCTTTTCGGGTGGATGTGACCCGACCCGAAGACTTGTCCGAGGAAGTGGCCCGGTTGTGGGGATATAATAAAATTGAAACCAGTTATCCTTTGGTAAAAGCAAAGGGACGCCCTCTAAGCAGCAGGTTGGTGTTGCGTAGCAAAATCCGTCAGGTTTTGCCTGGGTTTGGATTTTGCGAGGCCATTAATTACAATTTTATTCGCAAGGACGCCTGTGGGCGCTTGGGTATTGAAAATCCGGATAAAAGAACCCGGATGGTTGAGATTCTAAATCCAATTTCCGATCAGATGTCGGTCCTTAGAACGTCCATTCTCCCTGGATTATTGGAATCCATGGCCAGAAATACGGCCCAGCAGGTGGATACGCTCCAGTTGTTTGAAGTCGGCAAAACCTTTTTTGATGTCGCTCCTGGTGAGCAACCCGAAGAGGTCGAAGTGGTTGGCGGGCTCATCACCGGATATCGCTGGGATCAAACATGGTATTCCAAAAAGGAATCGGTTGATTTTTTCGACCTAAAGGGTGTTGTGCAAGGCTTGTTGGATGCGCTTCAGATCTCCGGCGTTGTTTATGAAAGAACGGATGCGGAAACCTGCCCTTATTTTGAGCCGGGATATGGTGCCAAGGTTGTTAAAAACGGTCAGGTTCTCGGTACGCTGGGTAAAATTTCAGCGGGTGTGGGATCGGCCTTTGGTTTAAAACAGGATGCTTATGTTTTTGACCTGGATATGAATAGTTTTGAAAGCGTGGTTCCGGCTGCCATTCAAGCGGTTGGGCTGCCCAAATTTCCTTCAATTTCCAGGGATATGACTTTCATTGTGTCAAAACGTGTTGAGGTGGGATCCATGATGGAGGCCATTTCAACGTTTGCCCAAAAACAGGGTTTGATTGAAGATTATTTTTTATTTGATGTGTTTGAAGGCCAGAACATTGGTGAAGACAACAAGTCTCTGTCTTTCAGAATTGTTTATCGCTCTGCTTCAAAAACCCTGACAGAGAAAAATATTAAAAAGATCCATGATCAACTGTCCCAGAAGCTCATCAATGATTTTAACGCGGGACTACCCGGATAG
- the truB gene encoding tRNA pseudouridine(55) synthase TruB has product MKSGILVVDKPEGLSSARVVSRLKRLLKAKKIGHTGTLDPFATGVLPIAVGQATRISKYFLKGAKGYYAQVTLGIETDTCDCTGTVTHTAPAGQLAGIRSDQVSDVVSGFLGSQEQVPPVYSALKHKGQPLYKLARQGQMIQKPPRPIEIMAISMENFRMDADGHPVFDMPVTCSGGTYIRSLAHDIGASLGCGAYVSALRRTRAGQFQIEDAVTLDCLETMSPLDIEARFVSMSRCLAFLPAIIADSQTAGKIKHGQPLHVQEIPIPETLGFAGDDDEIQNSVSDIRMVDSEDNLLAIVSPDKSGKTYKYCCVFNG; this is encoded by the coding sequence ATGAAAAGCGGCATTCTTGTTGTTGATAAGCCCGAAGGTCTCTCTTCGGCAAGGGTGGTCAGCCGGCTCAAGCGTCTGCTCAAGGCAAAAAAAATCGGGCATACAGGTACACTGGATCCATTTGCCACAGGCGTTCTGCCCATTGCCGTGGGGCAGGCTACCCGGATTTCCAAGTATTTTTTAAAAGGTGCTAAGGGGTATTATGCCCAGGTTACCCTTGGCATTGAAACCGATACCTGCGATTGCACCGGCACGGTTACCCACACGGCGCCTGCCGGGCAGCTTGCCGGGATTCGTTCGGATCAGGTCAGCGATGTGGTCTCAGGCTTTTTGGGGTCCCAGGAACAAGTTCCTCCGGTTTATTCGGCCCTGAAGCATAAAGGGCAGCCCCTGTATAAGCTGGCCCGTCAGGGACAAATGATTCAAAAACCGCCCAGGCCCATTGAGATTATGGCCATTTCCATGGAAAATTTCCGCATGGATGCGGATGGTCATCCGGTGTTTGATATGCCCGTGACATGCTCCGGGGGTACCTATATTCGCAGTCTGGCCCATGATATCGGGGCTTCACTGGGGTGCGGTGCCTATGTGTCGGCATTGCGACGGACCCGGGCCGGACAGTTTCAAATTGAAGATGCTGTGACGCTTGACTGCCTTGAAACAATGTCGCCTTTGGATATAGAGGCCCGGTTCGTATCCATGTCCAGATGTCTGGCCTTTTTGCCGGCCATCATTGCCGACAGTCAAACCGCCGGTAAAATTAAGCATGGTCAACCCCTGCATGTTCAAGAAATTCCCATACCCGAAACCCTGGGTTTTGCCGGTGATGACGATGAAATCCAAAACAGTGTTTCGGATATCCGGATGGTGGATTCCGAGGATAATCTACTGGCCATCGTAAGTCCGGATAAATCCGGGAAAACATATAAATATTGTTGCGTTTTTAACGGTTAG
- the rimP gene encoding ribosome maturation factor RimP, with product MTFINPKKYGIVEQQIEAVAEPLIDSMGLELVHIECVVHNRQKFVRIYMDKSTGVGLDDCVAVSRELGDLIDIHIEDIGPYRLEVSSPGPNRPLKTKADFIRFQGEKIKIETHDVVEGRRKFTGILEKTNDDSVTIAVDGKSFDVSGSNIMRAILAGQ from the coding sequence ATGACATTTATAAATCCTAAAAAATACGGCATCGTTGAACAGCAGATTGAGGCTGTGGCCGAACCCCTGATTGACTCTATGGGGTTGGAGTTGGTGCATATTGAATGTGTCGTGCATAACCGGCAGAAATTTGTGCGAATTTATATGGACAAGTCCACCGGGGTTGGCCTGGATGATTGTGTGGCCGTCAGTCGGGAGCTTGGAGATTTGATAGATATCCATATTGAAGATATCGGTCCTTATCGCCTGGAAGTCTCATCCCCAGGTCCAAATCGTCCTTTGAAAACAAAGGCGGATTTCATCAGATTCCAGGGTGAGAAAATCAAAATCGAAACCCATGACGTTGTGGAGGGAAGAAGAAAATTCACCGGAATTCTTGAGAAGACAAATGATGACTCTGTTACGATTGCAGTCGACGGCAAGTCCTTTGATGTTTCCGGATCCAATATCATGAGAGCAATTCTCGCAGGTCAGTAA
- the pheS gene encoding phenylalanine--tRNA ligase subunit alpha encodes MQNNLQDIEKQALEQIGAADSTDELESISTHFLGRKGVLTAFLRNIPSLPVDERPAAGRNGNLLKVKLEKAVQQAKSDLEAGAADGAEGIDITLPGRAVKKGALHPITQVIDEICGIFLRLGFDIAEGPEVETDYYNFEALNIPPYHPARDMQDTFYVSENIVLRTHTSGSQPRVMERTEPPVRIISPGKVFRCDSDLTHTPMFHQVEGLMVDKNISFGDLKGVLTTFVQQFFDKDTSLRFRPSFFPFTEPSAEVDIRCVMCKGKGCRVCSKTGWIEILGAGMVHPAVFENVGYDTHKYTGFAFGLGMERVAMLKYGIDDIRKYFENDMRFLGQF; translated from the coding sequence TTGCAAAACAATCTCCAAGACATTGAAAAACAGGCCCTGGAACAAATCGGCGCGGCAGATTCGACGGATGAGCTTGAATCTATTTCCACCCACTTTTTGGGTCGTAAGGGCGTGCTTACCGCTTTTTTGCGCAATATTCCCTCTCTGCCTGTGGACGAACGTCCTGCTGCAGGGAGAAATGGTAATCTGCTGAAAGTTAAGCTTGAAAAAGCGGTGCAGCAGGCCAAATCCGATCTCGAAGCCGGCGCGGCGGATGGTGCGGAAGGTATCGATATTACCCTGCCCGGACGTGCGGTTAAAAAAGGCGCGTTGCACCCGATTACCCAGGTAATAGACGAGATTTGCGGTATTTTTCTGCGCCTGGGGTTTGACATTGCCGAAGGTCCGGAAGTTGAGACCGATTATTATAACTTCGAGGCTCTGAATATTCCCCCATATCATCCGGCAAGGGACATGCAGGATACTTTCTATGTGTCTGAAAATATTGTTTTGAGAACCCATACGTCGGGTTCCCAACCCCGGGTAATGGAAAGAACTGAGCCGCCTGTGCGCATTATTTCCCCGGGAAAGGTGTTTCGCTGTGACTCGGATTTGACCCATACCCCGATGTTTCATCAGGTGGAGGGGCTCATGGTGGACAAAAACATCTCTTTTGGGGATCTAAAAGGGGTGCTGACTACGTTTGTCCAGCAGTTTTTTGATAAGGATACGTCATTGCGGTTCAGGCCCAGTTTTTTTCCTTTTACCGAACCCAGTGCGGAAGTGGATATCCGCTGTGTTATGTGCAAGGGTAAGGGCTGTCGGGTGTGTTCAAAGACCGGCTGGATTGAGATTTTAGGCGCCGGTATGGTTCACCCTGCTGTGTTTGAAAATGTCGGTTATGATACCCATAAATATACAGGGTTTGCCTTTGGCCTTGGCATGGAACGGGTTGCCATGCTCAAGTACGGAATTGATGATATCAGAAAATATTTTGAAAACGACATGCGTTTTCTAGGGCAGTTCTAA
- the rpsO gene encoding 30S ribosomal protein S15: MVLLAENKEEMIEKFKLHESDTGSPEVQVAILTHRISYLTEHLKTHKKDHHSRRGLLILVGRRRSLLDYLKKKDINRYRSLIEKLGLRR; the protein is encoded by the coding sequence GTGGTACTACTTGCAGAAAACAAAGAGGAGATGATTGAAAAATTCAAACTCCATGAGTCCGATACCGGTTCACCTGAAGTTCAGGTGGCCATTTTAACTCACAGAATCAGCTATCTGACCGAACATTTAAAGACCCATAAAAAAGACCACCATTCAAGACGTGGCCTTTTGATCCTGGTCGGTCGGCGCAGAAGCCTTCTGGACTATCTCAAGAAGAAAGATATTAACAGATATCGCTCATTGATTGAGAAGCTCGGACTCAGAAGATAA
- the rpmI gene encoding 50S ribosomal protein L35, giving the protein MPKIKTCRAAAKRFEKTGSGKYKFRKSHASHILTKKTTKRKRSLRQPQIVAGSDMKEVRRMLPYG; this is encoded by the coding sequence ATGCCAAAAATCAAGACATGCCGTGCGGCTGCCAAACGGTTTGAAAAAACCGGGTCGGGTAAATATAAATTCCGCAAATCCCATGCCAGTCATATTCTGACCAAGAAAACAACCAAACGGAAAAGAAGCCTTCGTCAGCCCCAGATTGTTGCGGGATCTGACATGAAAGAGGTTCGCCGGATGCTGCCTTACGGTTAA